The following coding sequences lie in one Oryza brachyantha chromosome 10, ObraRS2, whole genome shotgun sequence genomic window:
- the LOC102706409 gene encoding signal peptide peptidase-like 1, with product MESLWKLSYLLEPASLALIVTAISVAYASASRALEHGKEMERNLDFSEASITLDQSQALMIPLASSCSLLLMFYLFSSVSHLVTAFTAVASAMALFFCLSPYIAYVKSRFSMGDPFVSRCCSKSFTRLQGLLILICICTVVAWLVSGHWLLNNLLGISICIAFVSHVRLPNIKICALLLVCLFVYDVFWVFFSERFFGANVMVSVATQKASNPVHTVANKLSLPGLQLITKKLELPVKLVFPRSLMGGLAPGSSPGDYMMLGLGDMAIPGMLLALVLSFDHRKIKDMSVSQDMPPSKQRKYVWYALTGYGIGLVTALAAGILSQSPQPALLYLVPSTLGPVMYMSWLRNELWELWEGSRPILNDKAHLLEV from the exons ATGGAATCCCTGTGGAAGCTCAGCTACTTGCTCGAACCAGCATCGCTTGCTCTAATTGTGACCGCCATTTCTGTTGCCTATGCATCGGCATCACGTGCTCTagaacatgggaaagagatgGAGAGGAACTTGGACTTCTCTGAGGCTTCGATCACGCTTGATCAGTCGCAGGCGCTCATGATCCCCCTTGCGAGTTCTTGCAGCCTGTTGCTGATGTTCTATTTGTTCTCATCCGTATCACACCTGGTTACCGCCTTTACCGCTGTGGCATCGGCAATGGCACTCTTCTTCTGTCTGTCTCCCTATATAGCATATGTCAAGTCACGTTTCAGTATGGGGGATCCTTTTGTGTCAAGGTGCTGTTCGAAGTCATTTACCCGGTTGCAAGGCTTGCTGATTCTGATCTGCATATGCACGGTGGTTGCCTGGTTGGTATCAGGTCACTGGTTGTTAAATAACCTACTGGGGATTTCCATATGCATAGCATTTGTCAGCCATGTGAGGCTTCCCAACATAAAGATTTGTGCATTGCTTCTTGTTTGCCTGTTTGTGTACGATGTTTTCTGGGTATTCTTCTCAGAGAGGTTTTTTGGAGCAAATGTTATGGTGTCTGTCGCCACCCAGAAGGCATCTAACCCAGTTCACACGGTAGCAAACAAGCTCAGTCTGCCTGGCTTGCAGCTGATTACAAAGAAGCTAGAACTTCCAGTCAAGCTTGTCTTCCCCAGGAGTTTGATGGGTGGGCTTGCTCCAGGAAGCAGTCCTGGGGACTACATGATGCTTGGTCTTGGAGACATG GCCATTCCAGGGATGCTTCTAGCTCTTGTGCTCTCGTTCGATCACCGGAAGATCAAAGACATGAGTGTTTCACAGGACATGCCTCCCTCAAAACAGCGGAAATATGTATGGTATGCACTAACAGGTTATGGTATTGGCTTGGTAACTGCTTTGGCTGCTGGGATCTTATCCCAGTCTCCTCAACCTGCTCTACTCTACCTG GTGCCATCAACGCTTGGTCCTGTTATGTACATGTCATGGTTGAGGAACGAACTATGGGAGCTATGGGAAGGATCCAGGCCAATTCTAAACGATAAAGCTCATTTGTTGGAGGTCTGA
- the LOC102701661 gene encoding GDSL esterase/lipase At5g45910-like has protein sequence MAPPPPLPRLLAGLALGVLLVAVAADDEGRRRLPRCSRVFSFGDSLTDTGNAAILPATAGGPFTRPPYGMTYFRRPTGRASDGRLVVDFLAEALGLPEPTPYLAGKAAADFRRGANFAVGGATALDPAFLRGRGVTSFVPVSLASNETRWFHDVLRQLAAAADDEHAQRTIAASSLFYFGEIGFNDYSFALSAGNGTVDAAASLVPDIIGVIRSSVADVIAAGARAVVVAGMIPIGCEPEMLALFPPPSGGGATAAGGYYDPASGCIARFNDLAELHNRELQRALRELRRAHPGAAVVRYADLYGPVSAAVASPRKYGFGRRSSALAACCGGGGEPYNFNANFTGFCGTAGSTVCAGGPSASISWDGIHYTEATNRLVAHAILTSTTVRDPKS, from the exons atggcgccgccgccgccacttccACGTCTTCTCGCCGGGCTCGCGCTcggcgtcctcctcgtcgccgttgcGGCGGACGACGAAGGGCGCCGGCGTCTGCCGCGCTGCTCTCGCGTGTTCAGCTTCGGGGACTCGCTGACCGACACCGGCAACGCGGCCATCctcccggccaccgccggcgggcCCTTCACGCGGCCGCCCTACGGGATGACCTACTTCCGCCGCCCCACCGGCCGCGCCTCCGacggccgcctcgtcgtcgacttCCTCG CGGAGGCGCTGGGGTTGCCGGAGCCGACGCCGTACCTCGccggcaaggcggcggcggacttccGGCGCGGGGCGAACTTCGCGgtgggcggcgcgacggcgctcgACCCGGCGTTCCTGAGGGGCAGAGGGGTCACGTCGTTCGTGCCGGTGTCGCTCGCCAGTAACGAGACGAGGTGGTTCCACGATGTCTTGCGGCAGCTCGCCGCTGCAGCCGACGACG AGCACGCGCAGCGCACGATCGCGGCAAGCTCGCTCTTCTACTTCGGCGAGATCGGATTCAACGACTACTCCTTCGCCCTCTCCGCCGGCAACGGCACcgtcgacgcggcggcgagcttggTGCCCGACATCATCGGCGTCATCCGTTCATCCGTCGCC GACGTGATCGCCGCCGGAGCAAGGGCGGTGGTGGTCGCCGGGATGATACCGATCGGCTGCGAGCCGGAGATGCTCGCGCTcttcccgccgccgagcggcggcggagccacCGCCGCGGGCGGCTACTACGACCCGGCGTCCGGCTGCATCGCGCGGTTCAACGACCTCGCCGAGCTGCACAACCGCGAGCTGCAGCGGGCGCTCCGCGAGCTCCGGCGAGCCcaccccggcgccgccgtcgtccgctACGCCGACCTGTACGGCCCCGTCTCCGCAGCCGTCGCCTCCCCCAGAAAATACG GGTTCGGAAGAAGGTCGTCGGCGTTGGCGgcgtgctgcggcggcggcggcgagccgtaCAACTTCAACGCCAACTTCACGGGGTTCTGCGGCACGGCGGGGTCGACGGTGTGCGCGGGCGGGCCGTCGGCGTCCATCTCGTGGGACGGCATCCACTACACGGAGGCCACCAACAGACTCGTCGCCCATGCCATCCTAACAAGTACCACCGTAAGAGACccaaaatcttaa
- the LOC102701942 gene encoding GDSL esterase/lipase At1g28600-like → MAPPLCPRLDVVAASAAALLGVLLATASAALAGGGTGGYARVFSFGDSLTDTGNALRLPCTGGGGPASRPPYGETFFRRPTGRASDGRLAVDFVVEALRLPHPAPYLAAAGKTAAGFDHGVNFAVAGSTALSPEFYAGRGLKPFVPVSLANQTIWFHNVVQLLGSSDHDRRKVMASSLFIVGEIGVNDYLVSLVGNLTVGEVESFVPHIVGAIRSVVNEVIAAGATTVVVPGMIPLGCEPQLLALYQGGAGSSDAGDYDPRSGCMARLNGLAERHNRELRCAVAELRRAHWGTSTSVVYADLYRAVTDIVVSPGRYGFGDMPLEACCGGAGSYNFNVTAFCGASGATACADPSVYVSWDGVHFTEAANRHIACAMLKVRPAGAAPPGMATSTTWPAAAEAGRRRIGC, encoded by the exons atggcgcCGCCACTATGCCCGCGCCTCGACGTcgtggccgcctccgccgccgcgcttcTCGGCGTTCTTCTCGCCACAGCCTcggccgccctcgccggcggcgggacgggAGGATACGCCCGCGTGTTCAGCTTCGGCGACTCGCTCACCGACACCGGGAACGCGCTGCGCCTCCcgtgcaccggcggcggcggccccgccAGCCGCCCGCCCTACGGCGAGACCTTCTTCCGCCGCCCCACCGGCCGCGCCTCcgacggccgcctcgccgtcgacttCGTCG TGGAGGCGCTGCGGCTGCCGCACCCGGCGCCGTacctcgccgctgccggcaAGACGGCGGCGGGCTTCGACCACGGCGTGAACTTCGCGGTGGCCGGGTCGACGGCGCTCTCGCCGGAGTTCTACGCGGGCAGGGGTCTCAAGCCGTTCGTGCCGGTCTCTCTCGCCAACCAGACCATCTGGTTCCACAACGTCGTGCAGCTTCTTGGATCTTCAGATCACG ATCGGAGGAAGGTCATGGCGAGCTCGCTGTTCATCGTCGGAGAGATCGGGGTGAACGACTACCTGGTCTCCCTCGTCGGGAACCTCaccgtcggcgaggtcgagtcCTTCGTGCCGCACATCGTCGGCGCCATCCGGTCCGTCGTGAAC GAGGTGATCGCCGCCGGAGcgacgacggtggtggtgCCGGGGATGATACCGCTCGGCTGCGAGCCGCAGCTGCTCGCCCTCTACCAAGGCGGTGCTGGCAGCTCCGACGCCGGCGACTACGACCCCAGGTCCGGCTGCATGGCGCGGCTGAACGGCCTCGCCGAGCGCCACAACCGCGAGCTGCGCTGCGCCGTCGCGGAGCTCCGCCGCGCGCACTGGGGCACGTCGACGTCCGTCGTCTACGCCGACCTCTACCGCGCCGTCACCGACATCGTCGTCTCGCCGGGCAGGTACGGCTTCGGGGACATGCCGCTGGAGgcctgctgcggcggcgccggctcgtACAACTTCAACGTGACGGCGTTCTGCGGCGCCTcgggggcgacggcgtgcgcgGACCCGTCGGTGTACGTGTCGTGGGACGGGGTGCACTTCACGGAGGCGGCCAACAGGCACATCGCCTGCGCCATGCTGAAGGTgcgccccgccggcgccgcgccgccgggcaTGGCAACGTCGACgacgtggccggcggcggcggaggctggaCGTAGGAGGATCGGGTGCTGA